GACGGCATCGCTTTATCGTGTCTGCACTGTTGTTGCGTAGAATGAGGCCTGCGCCCGCTGGGGCGTAATGAGCCAAAGGAAATAAAATGGAACCTGCATCGTCTCTCGGCTGGACTCTGCGCAACGAGATCGCTATTCCCGCCGACATCAACAGCTTTCTGGTCGAGGGCGAGGTAGCGGTGGCGTCCTTTCAAACTTTCCGTGACTCCGCTACATTCACCACTAAGCGGTTGATTATTCGTGACGCACAGGGCCTTACTGGCAAGAAGGTCGAGGTGTACTCGCTTCCGTACAGCTCGATCAATATGTGGTCTTCCGAGAATGCTCGTGGGATCCTGGATCGCGATGCCGAGATTGAGCTTTGGACTCGTGCGGGCCATATCAAGGTGAAACTTGGGAAGGGCGCAGATGTGCGTCGTATCGACGGGTTGATCGCCTGGGCGGTGCTCAACTCGCACTAGCGGTTTTGGCTGGCATCGCTCGGGCGTTGCCAGCATGCTGTCTTTTCCTGAGCATTGGTCATGTACCCCTGTGTTTCCTGGGTGGATTGTTGGTTCCACGCATCATCATGTTGAGTGTGCCGTAGCTGCCTTCTTCGGTAAGGACCATGCGTTCGAAGCAAACACTGCTGATGCGGCAGTTGTCAGGGCCCTCGGCGTTCGAGTTCTTCCTCAAGCTTCTTCGAGATTCGATCAGCGTATGCAGCCCCAGCCTCGGCGATGTTGACTCATTCCACGGCGCCTCCGCTAACAGGAACTGCCACGATCAGACAAATGCTGGGTTGTCGGCATCGGCTGGTGCTGACAGTGCCTCGATTTATCTGACCGATGTCCTCCCACGGTGGGGAGACGCAGTGCAAGGCTTTGGAGATGGCACGACCCGGTATCACACCGTTGGTAAACGGCACACCGTCGGGTACACAGCCGTGGGCAGCCTCAAGACTTACCGTTCGGTTAACAACACACTTGGCCAGTTCTGCACTTACGCGGCAAACAAGACGATGACGAATATTCTTTCACCTCAGACATCGGGTGTTATCGCGAATCAGGTGACTGTCTACGTGAAGAAATGCTAGTTATGTAGCCGTACGCGTTACAGAGGAGCCCTGACGATTTGTCGGGGCTCCTCTGCGTTGCGGGTAGGTTTGTGCCGCAACGTCGATTGAGGTCGGCGACGCCTATTTTCTTTTGTGGAGGCTAATCGGACAAGAGATAGCCAAACCCAGAATGAGGCAAAAAAGAAACCCCCTGCATCCCTTTGTTCGAAAGAAATGTAGGGGGTTCTGATGTGGTGCGGGAAAAGGGACTTGAACCCTCACGCCTTGCGGCACAGGAACCTAAATCCTGCGTGTCTACCAATTCCACCATTCCCGCGAACCTTACCAATCATAGCGGGCCTTGGAGGTGGCTGTGAGCTTCAGCGTACCTCAGGGCGGAGCGACGGATTCCGCCCGGCGCGAGGTTGCTCCCCATCGCTTTTACCTCAGAGCATCCCGGTGTCGAATGCGCAAAAGAGTGAAAGCCCCAGGGTCTTCCAAGGCTGAGGCCCGGTAGAATTGGGGCGGACTTCGGCGGGGCCTGCGTACCCTGACGGTCAACCCCCGCCATTTTTCACGCGGCTAGCCCAATCAACGAAACGAGACTCAGCGTGCAACCACTCCTGTTCGGAATTGACTGGCTCGAGCCCGAATGGCTCATCACCTGGTTTGGGCCGTTTGTCCTACTCGGGGTCTGCGCCATCGTATTTCTTGAGACCGGCATCCTTGTGCTCTCGTTTATGCCTGGCGACTCGTTGCTCTTCACGGTCGGTCTGCTGACCGCAACGGGAGTTATTCCGTACCCGATCTGGGTGACAGCACTGCTCGTGTTCGTCGCGGCCTTCCTTGGCGATCAGCTGGCCTATACCATCGGCCGAAAAGTTGGCCCGGCCGTGTTCAATAAGGAGAAGAGCCGCTTCTTCAATCCCGAGAATGTGGCGCGCACGCACGAATTCTTCGAAAAATTTGGTGGCAAAGCCATCATCATTGCCCGGTTCCTCCCGGTGTTCCGCGCCTTTGTTCCCG
The DNA window shown above is from Lysinibacter cavernae and carries:
- a CDS encoding PH domain-containing protein, whose translation is MEPASSLGWTLRNEIAIPADINSFLVEGEVAVASFQTFRDSATFTTKRLIIRDAQGLTGKKVEVYSLPYSSINMWSSENARGILDRDAEIELWTRAGHIKVKLGKGADVRRIDGLIAWAVLNSH
- a CDS encoding DedA family protein; its protein translation is MQPLLFGIDWLEPEWLITWFGPFVLLGVCAIVFLETGILVLSFMPGDSLLFTVGLLTATGVIPYPIWVTALLVFVAAFLGDQLAYTIGRKVGPAVFNKEKSRFFNPENVARTHEFFEKFGGKAIIIARFLPVFRAFVPVAAGVGQMSRKTFATFNVIGAFLWAVGITLIGFFLGQIDFVQKYSEYFIIGIVLISGIPLLMEIWRSFKTSRRNRKASTAE